A single genomic interval of Zingiber officinale cultivar Zhangliang chromosome 4A, Zo_v1.1, whole genome shotgun sequence harbors:
- the LOC121970081 gene encoding protein STRUBBELIG-RECEPTOR FAMILY 7-like isoform X2, with protein sequence MAGRMARGKAEGVVAIWVVLVCIWTCDPNPSFAFGATDPNDASALYVLFGSLNSAPQLSCWKQSGDPCGESWQGITCSGSSVTAIKLSSLGLSGTLGYNMNQMASLEELCPQVYWEEYRQTKKMERL encoded by the exons ATGGCTGGGAGAATGGCGCGGGGGAAGGCGGAAGGGGTCGTCGCGATTTGGGTCGTTTTGGTTTGCATCTGGACTTGCGATCCGAATCCGAGCTTCGCTTTTGGCGCTACCGATCCCAACGACG CTTCTGCTCTCTATGTTCTGTTCGGGAGTTTGAATTCAGCACCACAGCTATCATGCTGGAAGCAAAGTGGTGATCCATGCGGGGAATCATGGCAGGGAATTACATGCTCTGGCTCATCAGTGACAGCTAT AAAATTGTCAAGTTTGGGTCTATCTGGAACACTGGGCTATAATATGAACCAAATGGCTTCGCTGGAGGAGCT gtgcCCTCAAGTGTACTGGGAAGAATATCGACAAActaaaaaaatggagagactttaa
- the LOC121970081 gene encoding protein STRUBBELIG-RECEPTOR FAMILY 7-like isoform X1 has protein sequence MAGRMARGKAEGVVAIWVVLVCIWTCDPNPSFAFGATDPNDASALYVLFGSLNSAPQLSCWKQSGDPCGESWQGITCSGSSVTAIKLSSLGLSGTLGYNMNQMASLEELDMNQNNLGNGNLIPYNLPPNLLRLDLSNN, from the exons ATGGCTGGGAGAATGGCGCGGGGGAAGGCGGAAGGGGTCGTCGCGATTTGGGTCGTTTTGGTTTGCATCTGGACTTGCGATCCGAATCCGAGCTTCGCTTTTGGCGCTACCGATCCCAACGACG CTTCTGCTCTCTATGTTCTGTTCGGGAGTTTGAATTCAGCACCACAGCTATCATGCTGGAAGCAAAGTGGTGATCCATGCGGGGAATCATGGCAGGGAATTACATGCTCTGGCTCATCAGTGACAGCTAT AAAATTGTCAAGTTTGGGTCTATCTGGAACACTGGGCTATAATATGAACCAAATGGCTTCGCTGGAGGAGCT GGATATGAACCAAAATAATCTAGGAAATGGTAATTTGATACCTTATAACCTCCCGCCAAACCTTCTTAGATT AGATCTTAGCAATAATTAA
- the LOC121973414 gene encoding superoxide dismutase [Cu-Zn]-like: protein MVKVVAVLGNSEGVKGTIYFVQEGDGPTTVTGSITGLKPGLHGFHVHALGDTTNGCMSTGPHFNPAGKLHGAPEDEN from the exons ATGGTGAAGGTTGTTGCTGTCTTGGGTAACAGTGAGGGTGTTAAGGGCACAATTTACTTCGTCCAGGAAGGAGATG GTCCAACCACCGTCACCGGATCCATCACTGGCCTCAAGCCTGGGCTTCATGGCTTCCATGTGCATGCTCTTGGAGACACCACCAATGGATGCATGTCAACTG GGCCTCATTTTAATCCTGCTGGAAAGTTACATGGTGCTCCTGAAGATGAAAACTGA
- the LOC121972477 gene encoding U-box domain-containing protein 4-like gives MKNGNKPFVFQKRSNSIKTSNIEALFRLPTSLAANRITAIKANRITAIKANRITVLMLVEQLSAGSQEVKAVAARELRLMAKIGKENRSFIAEGGTIPARYRFFRSTNPVAQENALTAILNISIHDENKRKIMEENGCLELIVYVLRYELTTEARENAAATLSSLSAVHDFKKMIVDEHGAVAALADLLMQGSPRGKKWADCLKQESSAS, from the coding sequence ATGAAGAATGGCAATAAACCATTTGTCTTCCAAAAAAGAAGCAACTCAATCAAGACTTCAAACATTGAGGCCTTGTTCAGACTCCCAACATCATTAGCAGCTAACCGAATCACAGCAATCAAAGCTAACCGAATCACAGCAATCAAAGCTAACCGAATCACAGTGTTAATGCTAGTAGAACAATTATCAGCTGGTTCGCAGGAAGTGAAGGCTGTTGCAGCCCGTGAACTCCGATTAATGGCAAAAATCGGGAAGGAGAATAGGTCTTTCATTGCAGAGGGTGGAACAATCCCAGCTCGCTACCGGTTTTTCCGGTCTACAAATCCAGTTGCTCAAGAGAATGCCCTGACTGCAATATTGAACATATctattcatgatgaaaacaagagaaAGATTATGGAGGAGAATGGTTGTTTGGAATTAATAGTATATGTTCTGAGATATGAGTTAACTACTGAGGCAAGGGAGAATGCAGCTGCTACATTGTCCAGCCTCTCTGCTGTCCATGACTTCAAGAAGATGATTGTGGATGAGCATGGTGCTGTTGCAGCACTAGCTGATTTGCTGATGCAGGGAAGCCCAAGGGGAAAGAAATGGGCTGATTGTCTCAAGCAAGAGAGCAGTGCATCCTAG